Genomic window (Spiroplasma sabaudiense Ar-1343):
GGAAAATTCATATCCAATGATTTTTTTATTGTACTGCATTGTTTTTACATTACAAAGTACGCTATCAAAAAATTACACAAAAGATATTATTAAGATTATTATGTTCCCCTTGATCAACTTAATCTTCTTCAACGTTCTTCAACGCCTTTATGTTCAGGCTGTAATTTTCTCTGTAATTATATTAATTTTCTTCTTGGTTATTTACTTTATGACAAAAAATTATTCAAAAATTATAAAATTTGAAACCGCCTTCGATAATCATAATAAGTTTTTTATGCTTTTTCTTCCGGTTGTTTTCTCAGCTATTTCATTAATTTTAATATTGTCATCAAATCAAAATTTGAAAGATATGTTTATAAATTATTTAAGCTTTATATATAAATGAACAATTTTAGTTGAACTTCCAGCGGCTCGTGAGTGAATCGCATTAATCTCAACCATTTTACTAATTGTTTTATCACTAGTTTGAATTTTTATCAGAAAAAGATTTGAACCAAGCCAAACAACAGCAATTATTGATTTAACAACGATTAGTTTTATAACTTTTTATAATCCTTTGGTTATTAGATTTATTTCCGTGATTTATAGTGATTTTATTAATCTAAATGGATTCATCATGGCAGTTCTTTTTGTTGAATTAATAACTGTGGCACTCTACTCCTTAACAAACCGTTTTGGAAAATACTTAGAAAACCGTACCATTAAAAACCGCCCCAAAGTTAGGTATAAACCAAACTTTATTGAAATTAATTAGAGGAAAATTATATGAAAAAATCTGAAGCACAACAAAAAATTAAAGCATTAACAAAAAATCTTCAACAGTGAAATGTTGAGTATTATGAAAACGATGCTCCCTCAGTTGATGATGCTGAATATGATAGCGCCCTAAATGAGCTTAAACAACTTGAAACTCAGTTTCCTGAATTAATCACACCCAACTCTCCAACTCAAAGGGTCGGAGGTTTTGTGGCGCAAAAATTTGAAAAATATACTCATCGAAGTCCAATGCTGAGTTTAAGCAATGCTTTCTCTAAAGAAGATTTAATTGAATTTGATCAACAAGTTCAAAAAGCGACAGGCAAAATTAGTCATGATTACTTTGTTGAATTAAAAATTGATGGTCTCTCAATAGCGTTGATTTATGAAAATGGTCGCTTATTCAAGGCTGTAACTCGCGGTGATGGGATTACTGGAGAAGATGTAACAGCCAATGTCAAAATGATTAAAGCAATTCCCCACACTATTGATAATTTAAATAACGGAACAGTTGAGGTTCGAGGCGAAGTTTATTTATCAAAACATGAATTTGAAAAAATAAATCAACAACGCGCTGAAAACGATGAAGCATTATTTGCTAATCCCCGAAATGCAGCAGCAGGAACCCTAAGACAACTTGATGCTCGAGTTGTTGAGTCTAGAAACTTACAAGCATTTTTATACTTTTATATGAACCGAGAATCAAAAGCGGTCCCAACTCATGCTGACTCATTAAACTTAATTGAACAATTGGGTTTTCCGATTAATAAGGAAGGGCGTTTGTGTAAAAATATTGAACAAGTTTGAGATTATATTGTTGAATATACCGAATCACGCAGTAAATTACCTTACGAAATTGACGGAATTGTTATTAAAATTAATGATTTCAATTTATATGAAAAAATTGGCTATACAAGTAAAAGTCCAAAGTGAGCAATTGCTTTTAAATTTCCCGCCGAAATTAAAACAACCCAAATTTTAGACATTTTTCCAACGATTGGAAGGACAGGTCGAGTAACATATAATGCTAAATTAGAACCAGTTCAAATTGCTGGAACGATTGTGAGAGCAGCCACCCTGCATAATGCTGATTTTATAGAATCGCGAGATATACGAATCAAATCACAAGTTAAAATTAAAAAAGCCGGAGATATTATCCCTGAAGTAATCGGGGTAATTCAAGATGAGAGTTTTTCAAGTTTACCAATTTGAAGCCCAGCCACAACTTGCCCTAATTGCTCTAGTGAGTTAGAACGAAGCGAAGGAGAGGTTGATCAATATTGTATCAATAGTAAGTGTCCCAGCATCATAATGCGCAGCCTTCAACATTTTACAAGTCGGGATGCTACCAACATTGAGGGTCTAAGTATTAAAATTCTTGAAAAATTATATGACCAAGGCTTTATAAAAGACGTAGCTGATATTTTTACCTTGAGTCAACACCATCAAGACATTATTCAATTAGATAACTTTGGTGAAAAAAGTTATGCAAATTTGGTGGCAGCTATTGAAAAAAGTAAAAATAATTCTTGTGAACGATTATTGTTTGGTTTAGGAATTCGCCATGTTGGTAAAAAAACCGCTAAAATATTGGCAAAAAATTACAAATCAATAAAAAATTTGGTTAAAATAAATGTAGATGACTTAGCAGTGATTTATGATATTGGAAGCGTGGTTGCTCAATCAGTTGTTGACTGATTTGCAATCGAGGAAAATTTAAGCGTTATTGCAAAATTGGAAGCTTTAAATGTCAATCTAGATTACTTTAGTAATAATGATACTCAAGTTCATAAAGACTTTCAAAATAAAATTTTTGTAATTACAGGAACTTTATCAAAATCACGAAATTACTATCGCGAGCTTTTAGAAAACCTTGGTGCTCGAGTAACTGATAGCGTAAGTAAAAATACGAATTATCTTTTAGCTGGCCAAGATTCAGGAAGTAAACTTGGAAAAGCTGAGAGTCTAGGCGTGAAAATAATCACAGAAATTGATCTCAAAGATTTAATGGAGGAAAAATAAAATGGAAATGAAAAAAATTTCACCAAATTTAGTTAAAGAACTTGCAAATGATATTATGTTGGATATTTCAGATGATGAAGCTTTAGATATTTATAATACAGAAAGTAGTTTAAAGAAGAAATTTGCTAAAGTCTTAAAAATAAATACTGATAATGTTGAACCAATGTACTATCCGTTTGAAACTAATTTCATTGGAATGCGCGAGGATGAGGTAATGTCAACTAATAATCAAAAAGAAGTTTTGGCAAACGCTCCTTCAACTGAGGGTGACTTTATCACGATAGTGAAGGTGGTTAAATAATGAAATACGAAAATTTGTCAATTGAACAGCTTCACGAACTTTTAAAGAATAAAAAATTCACAGTTACAGAATTAACTCAAGCAGTTTTAAAAAATGCCAAAAAATATAGTAATGAAAATTTTTTAGTGACTAGTTGTGATGAGTTAGCTTTAAAAAATGCTAAAAAACTGGATAATAATTTTGAATTAGATAACCTTTTGTTTGGAATTCCTTATATGATGAAAGATAATTTAGCAACTAAAGGAATTAAGACAACGGCTTCTTCAAAAATTCTTTCAAACTTTATACCAACTTACAATGCAACTGTTTTTGATTCTTTAAATCAGGTGCAAAGCATAATGATCGGAAAAACAGCCCTTGATGAATTAGGGATGGGTGGGACTGGGCTGCTTGCAGCTACAGGAATAATTACTAATCCACGAAATTCAAAACATCAAGTTGGAGGAAGTTCAAGTGGAAGTGCTTGAGCTGTTGCCAAGGGAATTGTTCCATTTGCAACTGGAACTGATACTGGAGATTCAATCCGAAAACCAGCTAGTTATAACGGGATTGTTGGTTATAAACCAACTTATGGAGCGATCTCGCGTTTTGGATTGCTTCCATATGCTCCCAGTTTAGATCATGTTGGTTTTTTCACTCGCAATGTTAACGACATGGCAATTCTAGCGGATGCTTCAATTAGTCTAGATTCAAAAGATTTAACAAGTATGCCAATCGCTGAAAAGGATTTTTTTAAAAACCTCAATAATTTTAATTCAAAAAATAAATTTGGATACATTATTGAAATTCACGAAGCTTTACCCAAAGATTTAAAAACTGCTTACGACAATTTTTTCAAAAAACTTCGCGAAGCAGGAGTTAGTGTTGAGGGTGTTCACTTTAAAAAAGAATTATTGCAAACAATTCCTTCTGTTTATATGATGATTTCTTTTTCAGAAGCCGTCAGTCAAAGTTCCAACTTAAATGGAATTAATTTTACAAATCGCATTGATGGTAAGGACTATGCTGAAATAATGACTAAAACTCGTAGTCAACTTTTTGGGCCAATTGTAAAACGTCGTTTTTTAGTTGGTAGTTTTCAATTAAAGCGCGAAAACCAAGAATTATTACTTGAAAAAGCTAAAAAAGTTCGCCGCTTAATTGCCCAAGAACTTAAGAAAATATATAATGAAATTGATATTCTTATTCTACCTCCAGCAATTGATGTGGCCCCAAAAATCGACACTAAAAAAATTCTTGACTTAGAGGATAATGCTGATGATGATCTTGAATTTATTAATGATATTTTAATTTTAGCCAACTTCAATGGAATGCCGTCTATCACCATTCCATTTATTGAAAAAAATAATTTACCAATTGGAATAAATTTTTCGTGTGCTCCTTTAAAGGATCAAAAACTTTTGCAAGCAGCAAAGTTTGTCGAAAATATTATTGGAATTAAAGATCGAATTGCAGGTGATAATCATGAATAATTTTGAAGTTGTTATTGGTATAGAAAACCATGTCGAATTAAAGACCAAATCAAAAATGTTTTGTACAGGTCCTGTTGAATTTGGAGCAACTCCAAACACCAAGGTCAGCGAAGTTGATTTGGGTTATCCAGGAGCTTTGCCAACTGTCAATAAACAAGGGGTGAAACTGGCAATTTTAGCAGTTAATGCTTTAGGGATGGAATTAGATGATCTTTTAAGATTTGACCGCAAAAGTTATTTCTACCCAGATTTAGCTAAAGGATTTCAAATAACTCAGCAATTTCATCCAATTGGAAAAAATGGTAAAATCACAATTACTTTGGAAAATGGCAGCGAAAAGATAATTTCAGTTGAGAGAATTCATATTGAAGAGGACACTGCCAAACAGACTCATAAGGGTAATTTAACCTATTTAGATTATAACCGTAGTGGAGTTGGTCTAATCGAAATTGTTAGCGACCCTGTTTTGAGAAGTGCAGATGAGGCTGTTGGTTATGTTGAAAAATTGAGGGAAATTTTATTATTTTTAGGAATTAGTGATGTCAAAATGAACGAAGGTTCACTGCGATGTGATGTTAATATATCTTTGCGTCCTTTTGGCCATCCAAATTTTGGAACAAAAGTTGAAATTAAAAATTTAAATTCATTAAACAATGTTAAAAAAGCAATTGAATTTGAAATTAAACGTCAAAGCGCACTTTTATTAAGCGACCAAGAAGTAATTATGGAAACTCGCCGCTTTGATGAATCTTCGAATGAAACAGTTTCAATGAGAATTAAAACAGATGCTGTAGACTATCGCTATTTTAGAGAACCAAATATTTTGCCGATTAAATTAGATAAAAATTGGGTGCTTGATGTCATTAAAAATTCACCAGAGTTACCTCAAATTAAACGTCGCAGATATTTAAATGACTATTCTCTAAAAGAGGAGGAGGTTAATCAGCTTCTAGCTTCTTTGGAATTGACTAATTTCTTTGAAGTGACTCTTAAATATACTAATGAAGTAAACAAGGTTGTTAATTTACTTTTAGGAGATATTCAATCACATTTGAATAAAAATAACCTTGAAATTGGTGCTACCAAGCTGACCCCGCAGCTTTTAGGAACTTTATTAGAACTTATAAGTCAGGGTGTCATTTCTTCAAAGCATAGCAAAACAATTTTACCTATTTTAATTGAAAATGGCAATTCTGTTGAAGAAATTATTGAAGCTCATGGATTAAAACAAATCTCAGATCCAATTCAAATTGACGGCTTATTGACTCCAATTTTTGAAGAAAACAAAGATTTGCTAGAGCAATTTGAGCAAAGACCAGAAAGGGTCACAAAAACCATTATGGGACAGTTGATGAAGGAAACTGGAGGAAACGCTAATCCCGACGTTTCCCAAGAAATTATTTTAAAAAAAATTAAGGAATACAAAATTAAATAATATTAAAATTAAAACCTGTTGAATTGCTTCAACAGGTTTTTTAGTGAATAGTTCATTAATTTATTAGTTTTCTACTTCGTCGTCACCTTTAATTTTTAAAATTAAATCATTTACTGCTGTTATTCTCGCAAATAAAACGACCTGGTCATCTTTTTTCAAAATAGTTTTTTCATCTGGAAGGATTACTTTTCCTCCGCGCTTAATTTGAATTATATTTCAATTGTTATTTGCTGTTAGGTGTGACTCTTGAATGCTCTTATCAATCACTCCAGGATCGCTAACAATAATTGTTGTTGAAATAAAGTCATCATCGATTGACTGAACATCAATATCAATATCAAATAACGAACGAGTTGCAACCATTTTTCCTGAAATAATATCGGGAATAATAACCTGGTTTTCATCCAATCCTAAAGCCAATAAAATTCGCTTGTGACGTAAATCGTTTGCCTTGGCAATAATGTTGCCGATTCCTAAATCCAAAAGATTTAAAACGGTAATTATTGAAACCTCCATGTTGGAACCAAATGCAACGATAACCCCATCAAACTGCTTAATTCCTGCTTTCTCTAGAGAGGTCTTATTTGTTGCATCCAAAACGATACCCTCTGCTGTGGCCATCCCTGCTAAATGAGCATTTAACTTATGTTCGTCAAAGTCATAAACAACAACTGATTGTTTTTTATCTTCTAGGGTTTTGGTAACAGCCATCCCAAAGTTATTGGCCCCAATTACTGCAAAGCTTTTTTTCCTAGCCATTAATTATTTCCACCTCTCCATTACTTTTATTATTATACAACCAAAGCAGATTATTGTATAATAATAATTAGTGAATAAAGAAGGTGATTTGATTGTTTTTGCTATTAGAAGGCCAAGAAAACGGCAAATTTATTAAA
Coding sequences:
- the ligA gene encoding NAD-dependent DNA ligase LigA, coding for MKKSEAQQKIKALTKNLQQWNVEYYENDAPSVDDAEYDSALNELKQLETQFPELITPNSPTQRVGGFVAQKFEKYTHRSPMLSLSNAFSKEDLIEFDQQVQKATGKISHDYFVELKIDGLSIALIYENGRLFKAVTRGDGITGEDVTANVKMIKAIPHTIDNLNNGTVEVRGEVYLSKHEFEKINQQRAENDEALFANPRNAAAGTLRQLDARVVESRNLQAFLYFYMNRESKAVPTHADSLNLIEQLGFPINKEGRLCKNIEQVWDYIVEYTESRSKLPYEIDGIVIKINDFNLYEKIGYTSKSPKWAIAFKFPAEIKTTQILDIFPTIGRTGRVTYNAKLEPVQIAGTIVRAATLHNADFIESRDIRIKSQVKIKKAGDIIPEVIGVIQDESFSSLPIWSPATTCPNCSSELERSEGEVDQYCINSKCPSIIMRSLQHFTSRDATNIEGLSIKILEKLYDQGFIKDVADIFTLSQHHQDIIQLDNFGEKSYANLVAAIEKSKNNSCERLLFGLGIRHVGKKTAKILAKNYKSIKNLVKINVDDLAVIYDIGSVVAQSVVDWFAIEENLSVIAKLEALNVNLDYFSNNDTQVHKDFQNKIFVITGTLSKSRNYYRELLENLGARVTDSVSKNTNYLLAGQDSGSKLGKAESLGVKIITEIDLKDLMEEK
- the gatB gene encoding Asp-tRNA(Asn)/Glu-tRNA(Gln) amidotransferase subunit GatB, encoding MNNFEVVIGIENHVELKTKSKMFCTGPVEFGATPNTKVSEVDLGYPGALPTVNKQGVKLAILAVNALGMELDDLLRFDRKSYFYPDLAKGFQITQQFHPIGKNGKITITLENGSEKIISVERIHIEEDTAKQTHKGNLTYLDYNRSGVGLIEIVSDPVLRSADEAVGYVEKLREILLFLGISDVKMNEGSLRCDVNISLRPFGHPNFGTKVEIKNLNSLNNVKKAIEFEIKRQSALLLSDQEVIMETRRFDESSNETVSMRIKTDAVDYRYFREPNILPIKLDKNWVLDVIKNSPELPQIKRRRYLNDYSLKEEEVNQLLASLELTNFFEVTLKYTNEVNKVVNLLLGDIQSHLNKNNLEIGATKLTPQLLGTLLELISQGVISSKHSKTILPILIENGNSVEEIIEAHGLKQISDPIQIDGLLTPIFEENKDLLEQFEQRPERVTKTIMGQLMKETGGNANPDVSQEIILKKIKEYKIK
- a CDS encoding potassium channel family protein; amino-acid sequence: MARKKSFAVIGANNFGMAVTKTLEDKKQSVVVYDFDEHKLNAHLAGMATAEGIVLDATNKTSLEKAGIKQFDGVIVAFGSNMEVSIITVLNLLDLGIGNIIAKANDLRHKRILLALGLDENQVIIPDIISGKMVATRSLFDIDIDVQSIDDDFISTTIIVSDPGVIDKSIQESHLTANNNWNIIQIKRGGKVILPDEKTILKKDDQVVLFARITAVNDLILKIKGDDEVEN
- a CDS encoding amidase family protein, translating into MKYENLSIEQLHELLKNKKFTVTELTQAVLKNAKKYSNENFLVTSCDELALKNAKKLDNNFELDNLLFGIPYMMKDNLATKGIKTTASSKILSNFIPTYNATVFDSLNQVQSIMIGKTALDELGMGGTGLLAATGIITNPRNSKHQVGGSSSGSAWAVAKGIVPFATGTDTGDSIRKPASYNGIVGYKPTYGAISRFGLLPYAPSLDHVGFFTRNVNDMAILADASISLDSKDLTSMPIAEKDFFKNLNNFNSKNKFGYIIEIHEALPKDLKTAYDNFFKKLREAGVSVEGVHFKKELLQTIPSVYMMISFSEAVSQSSNLNGINFTNRIDGKDYAEIMTKTRSQLFGPIVKRRFLVGSFQLKRENQELLLEKAKKVRRLIAQELKKIYNEIDILILPPAIDVAPKIDTKKILDLEDNADDDLEFINDILILANFNGMPSITIPFIEKNNLPIGINFSCAPLKDQKLLQAAKFVENIIGIKDRIAGDNHE
- the gatC gene encoding Asp-tRNA(Asn)/Glu-tRNA(Gln) amidotransferase subunit GatC → MEMKKISPNLVKELANDIMLDISDDEALDIYNTESSLKKKFAKVLKINTDNVEPMYYPFETNFIGMREDEVMSTNNQKEVLANAPSTEGDFITIVKVVK